From the genome of Pseudarthrobacter sp. NIBRBAC000502772:
ATCGGATTCCTTGCGCACGCTTTCGTCGGCGGCGATCAGCACCGGCGTTCCCGCGGCGCGCAGCTGCCGCCGCACTTCCGCGAGCCCCTCAATCGACGGCACCGGCTGCTCGGCATATTCAAGTCCGACGGCGACCAGCCGGGTGAGTGCCGCCACCGCAGTGGGCACATCCCAGCCGCCGTTGGCGTCGACGCGGATGGCGGCGTCCGGCAACGCGGAACGGACGGCGGCGACCCGGGCGGCGTCGTCGTCGAGCGTCTGCCCGTGCTCGGCCACCTTGACCTTGACGGCGTCCACCCGGCCGAACCGGGCCAGGACCTCCGGCACGCGGTCCGCGGAAACGGCGGGAACGGTGGCGTTGACGGGGATCACCGAACGGACGGGCGAAGGGAAACCGTGCCAGCCGGCCTCGATGGTGGCGGCGAGCCAGCGGGAAGCCTCGGCGTCGGCGTATTCGGGGAACGGGCAGAACTCGCCCCAGCCGAGCGGGCCGCGCAGCAGCAGCGTTTCGCGTTCCATAATGCCGCGGAACTTCACCCGCATGGGCAGGCTGACCACGTGGGCAGTGGCGAGCAGTTCGTCCAGGGAGGGGAAGGCGGCGGGCGGCAGGGCGGCGTCGGCGGGCATGGATTCACTGTACCGGCAGCGCTAAATCCACTTGTTGTGCTTGAAGGTCCAGTAGAGCCCCAGCCCCATGGCAACCATCAGGCCCAGGGCAAACGGGTAGCCGAAGACCCAGTTCAGCTCGGGCATGCTGGTGAAATTCATGCCGTAAATGGTGCCTACCAGCGTGGGCGCAAACAGGATGGCCGCCCACGACGAAATGCGTTTCACCTGCTCGCTCTGGGCGAAGCTGGATTCGGTGAGCTTGCGCATTTCGTCGTTCTGCCGCTGCGCCACCAACGCCGCGTTAACGGCCAGGGCGTTCTGCAGCAGTGCGCGGAAGGACGCCACCCGTTCATTCAGCCGGATCACGTGGTCCAGCACGTCGCGGAAGTGGTCCTGCAGCTCGGGACCGGGTGCGCGCTCCGGTGTTCCGGCCGCGAGGGCCTGGAGGATGCCAACCAACGGACTGGTGGCGCGCTGGAAGGTGATGACCTGGCGCGAGAGCTCGTAGATCCGGCGCGACACGTCCGGATCGGCGCCGAAGAGGTCGTCCTCGATCTCGTCCACATCGTTCTCCAGCCCCGCGGCCACGGGTTCGTACTCGTCCACCACCTGGTCCAGGATCCCGTACAGCACGGCCTCCGGGCCCAGGGCGAGGAACTCGGGCGTGGATTCCATCCGCTGGCGCACCTTGGCCAGGTCCGGAGATTCGGCGTGGCGGACGGTGATCACATAATCGGCGCCGACAAAAACGTGAATCTCGCCGAAGTCCACTTTCTCCACGTCGTCGAGGTAGCGGGCGGGGCGGAGCACCAGGAAGACGCATTCGCCGTAGTGCTCCAGCTTGGCCCGCTGGTGCCCGGCCAGGGCGTCCTCCACGGCAAGGGGGCTCAGGTCGAATTCCTCGGCCACCGACCTGATTTCGTTGGCGTCCGGGCGGTACAGTCCGATCCACGCCATTCCTTCGCGCTGCCTCAGGACGAAATACGTCTCGTCCAAGCTGACGGGGTCCGCCGTCCTGACACCGTCCACGTACACCGCGTTATCGATGATGGTCATGGCCGGGCCTCCTTGTCGGAACATCGCCTGACCCCAGTGTTCCTTTCGCGCTCCCAGTCGTCCAGAGTGCCCAGTCGTCCAGAGTGCGGGCAGGCGGGCCTCACCCGGAGTGCAGGTACTTCTGCAGGATGTTAGTGGTCTGCCGGGCGCAGCGAATGATCTGGCGCAGGCGGTCCGCTGCCAGCCGGGGCAGGACCCGGGCGGGTTCAGAGTGGAGGGTCTCGTGGCGCAGGGCCTGTTCCAGTTCCATGGCAAGTCCGGCCAGGCGCTCCGCGCCCACCATCTGGCTGGAGGTCTTGAGGCTGAGGACCGCGTCCATCGCACCGGCCAGGTCGCCGGTGGTCAGGGTCAGACGCAGCTTTTCAGTCCTGTGGGGCAGGTATTCGATGAAGTTCTGCACGAAGACTTTCCACACGCCGTCATCGTCCTCGAGCTCTGTCCGCAGCCTGTCCAGGACATCCGGATCCAGGAGGGGAAGGCCGTTGCCCTCGTCCGGCGCCATTGCTGTCCTTCCTGCCCCCAGAAGCGGTGTACCGATGGACGTCTCGCAGGTCCCCCATACGACGCTATGCCGCCGGGGATGCCG
Proteins encoded in this window:
- a CDS encoding o-succinylbenzoate synthase, with translation MPADAALPPAAFPSLDELLATAHVVSLPMRVKFRGIMERETLLLRGPLGWGEFCPFPEYADAEASRWLAATIEAGWHGFPSPVRSVIPVNATVPAVSADRVPEVLARFGRVDAVKVKVAEHGQTLDDDAARVAAVRSALPDAAIRVDANGGWDVPTAVAALTRLVAVGLEYAEQPVPSIEGLAEVRRQLRAAGTPVLIAADESVRKESDPLKVARAGAADLLVVKVAPLGGVRRALDIVAQAGLPAVVSSALDTSVGIRAGLALAAALPELPYACGLGTVSLFASDITLDPLVADDGAIRLRDVAADAGLLEQYAASAERRDWWLARLARVHALLAASTAP
- a CDS encoding magnesium and cobalt transport protein CorA, whose protein sequence is MTIIDNAVYVDGVRTADPVSLDETYFVLRQREGMAWIGLYRPDANEIRSVAEEFDLSPLAVEDALAGHQRAKLEHYGECVFLVLRPARYLDDVEKVDFGEIHVFVGADYVITVRHAESPDLAKVRQRMESTPEFLALGPEAVLYGILDQVVDEYEPVAAGLENDVDEIEDDLFGADPDVSRRIYELSRQVITFQRATSPLVGILQALAAGTPERAPGPELQDHFRDVLDHVIRLNERVASFRALLQNALAVNAALVAQRQNDEMRKLTESSFAQSEQVKRISSWAAILFAPTLVGTIYGMNFTSMPELNWVFGYPFALGLMVAMGLGLYWTFKHNKWI
- a CDS encoding Hpt domain-containing protein codes for the protein MAPDEGNGLPLLDPDVLDRLRTELEDDDGVWKVFVQNFIEYLPHRTEKLRLTLTTGDLAGAMDAVLSLKTSSQMVGAERLAGLAMELEQALRHETLHSEPARVLPRLAADRLRQIIRCARQTTNILQKYLHSG